In Bos indicus isolate NIAB-ARS_2022 breed Sahiwal x Tharparkar chromosome 19, NIAB-ARS_B.indTharparkar_mat_pri_1.0, whole genome shotgun sequence, the following proteins share a genomic window:
- the COPS3 gene encoding COP9 signalosome complex subunit 3 isoform X2, producing the protein MPSVPDFETLFSQVQLFISTCNGEHIRYATDTFAGLCHQLTNALVERKQPLRGIGVLRQAIDKMQMNTNQLTSVHADLCQLCLLAKCFKPALPYLDVDMVDICKENGAYDAKHFLCYYYYGGMVYTGLKNFERALYFYEQAITTPAMAVSHIMLESYKKYILVSLILLGKVQQLPKYTSQIVGRFIKPLSNAYHELAQVYSTNNPSELRSLVTKHSEIFTRDNNMGLVKQCLSSLYKKNIQRLTKTFLTLSLQDMASRVQLSGPQEAEKYVLHMIEDGEIFASINQKDGMVSFHDNPEKYNNPAMLHNIDQEMLKCIELDERLKAMDQEITVNPQFVQKSMGSQEDDSGNKPSSYS; encoded by the exons TTGCTGGGCTTTGCCATCAGCTAACAAATGCACTTGTGGAAAGAAAACAG CCTCTGCGAGGAATTGGCGTCCTTAGGCAAGCCATTGACAAGATGCAGATGAACACAAACCAGCTGACCTCTGTGCACGCCGACCTCTGCCAG CTGTGTTTGCTGGCAAAGTGCTTTAAGCCGGCCCTGCCGTACCTGGACGTGGACATGGTGGACATCTGCAAGGAGAACGGGGCCTACGACGCCAAGCACTTCCTGTGCTACTACTACTATGGCGGGATGGTCTACACCGGACTGAAGAACTTCGAGCGGGCACTCTACTTCTATGAGCAG GCCATCACCACACCTGCCATGGCCGTCAGTCACATCATGCTGGAGTCGTATAAGAAGTATATCCTGGTCTCTCTGATCTTGCTGGGCAAAGTACAGCAGCTGCCGAAATACACCTCTCAGATTGTGGGTAGATTCATTAAG CCTCTTAGCAATGCATACCACGAGTTAGCGCAAGTGTACTCCACCAACAACCCGTCGGAGCTCCGCAGCCTGGTGACCAAGCACAGCGAGATCTTTACACGGGACAACAACATGGGGCTGGTGAAGCAGTGCCTGTCCTCGCTATATAAGAAGAACATCCAAAGACTCACCAAG ACATTTTTAACACTGTCGTTACAAGATATGGCGAGTCGCGTGCAGCTGTCCGGGCCTCAGGAGGCAGAAAAGTATGTCCTGCACATG ATAGAAGATGGTGAGATTTTTGCAAGTATTAATCAGAAGGATGGGATGGTCAGTTTCCACGATAACCCTGAAAAATACAACAATCCTGCCATGCTTCACAACATTGACCAGGAG ATGCTGAAGTGTATAGAGCTGGACGAGCGGCTGAAGGCCATGGACCAGGAGATCACAGTGAACCCCCAGTTCGTGCAGAAG agCATGGGGTCACAGGAAGATGACTCAGGAAACAAGCCATCCAGTTACTCCTGA